One window of Nocardioides dongkuii genomic DNA carries:
- a CDS encoding sugar phosphate isomerase/epimerase family protein, with protein sequence MGKRFTLFTGQWADLPLEEVARLAAGWGYDGLEIAVSGEHLDAWRWDEPGYVEGRLEILERHGLGVWTISNHLTGQTVCDDPVDERHRAIVRERVWGDGDPEGVRTRAAEELQLTARLAQRMGVSTVVGFTGSSIWPYVAMFPPVPAARIEAGYQDFADRWNPILDVFDECGVRFAHEVHPSEIAYDYWSTVRTLEAIGHREAFGLNWDPSHMMWQDLDPVAFITDFADRIYHVDCKDTRMRLGGGRNGVLSSHLPWGDQRRGWDFVSTGRGDVPWEDCFRALAAIGYDGPVSVEWEDAGMDRLHGAPEALEFLRRFDYDPPAASFDAAFSS encoded by the coding sequence ATGGGCAAGCGCTTCACCCTGTTCACCGGCCAGTGGGCCGACCTGCCGCTCGAGGAGGTCGCGCGGCTCGCCGCCGGCTGGGGGTACGACGGCCTCGAGATCGCCGTCTCCGGCGAGCACCTGGACGCCTGGCGCTGGGACGAGCCCGGGTACGTCGAGGGCCGCCTCGAGATCCTCGAGCGGCACGGGCTCGGCGTCTGGACGATCTCCAACCACCTCACCGGCCAGACCGTCTGCGACGACCCGGTCGACGAGCGGCACCGCGCGATCGTGCGCGAGCGGGTCTGGGGCGACGGCGACCCCGAGGGGGTGCGCACGCGCGCCGCGGAGGAGCTGCAGCTGACCGCGCGGCTCGCGCAGCGGATGGGCGTCTCGACGGTCGTCGGGTTCACCGGGTCCTCGATCTGGCCCTACGTCGCGATGTTCCCGCCCGTCCCCGCGGCGCGGATCGAGGCGGGCTACCAGGACTTCGCCGACCGCTGGAACCCGATCCTCGACGTCTTCGACGAGTGCGGCGTCCGCTTCGCCCACGAGGTGCACCCCTCCGAGATCGCCTACGACTACTGGTCCACGGTGCGCACCCTGGAGGCGATCGGGCACCGCGAGGCGTTCGGGCTCAACTGGGACCCCAGCCACATGATGTGGCAGGACCTCGACCCGGTCGCGTTCATCACCGACTTCGCCGACCGGATCTACCACGTCGACTGCAAGGACACCCGGATGCGCCTGGGCGGCGGCCGCAACGGCGTGCTGTCCTCGCACCTGCCGTGGGGCGACCAGCGGCGCGGCTGGGACTTCGTCTCCACCGGACGCGGCGACGTGCCGTGGGAGGACTGCTTCCGGGCCCTGGCCGCCATCGGGTACGACGGGCCGGTCTCGGTGGAGTGGGAGGACGCCGGCATGGACCGCCTGCACGGGGCGCCGGAGGCGCTGGAGTTCCTCCGGCGCTTCGACTACGACCCGCCCGCGGCGTCGTTCGACGCGGCGTTCAGCAGCTGA
- a CDS encoding Gfo/Idh/MocA family protein gives MSDSPTRPLGVAVVGYSFMGKAHSHAWRNVAAFFPDVPRVRQQVLVGRDERAVEDAAERYGWAESATDWTELLDRDDVDVVDICTPGETHAEIALAALAAGKHVLVEKPLANTVAEAEAMVAAAADAAGRGVRSMIGFNYRRVPALALARALIAEGRIGTVRQVRAAYLQDWLADAAAPMTWRLRRESAGSGVLGDLGSHVVDQLHHLLGDRVTGARGHLRTFVTERTGPNGPEPVTVDDAAWATLELASGAVASVEVSRMATGRKNGLSLEVYGDRGSLAFDLERLNELQVDGCRVLVTETDHPYLDAWWPPGHVLGWDSTFLAQAADFLAAIGAGTDPSPSFADGLAVQRVLAAVEDSAGRSGARVDIDTEEL, from the coding sequence GTGTCCGATAGCCCCACCCGCCCCCTCGGCGTCGCCGTCGTTGGCTACTCCTTCATGGGCAAGGCCCACTCCCACGCCTGGCGCAACGTCGCGGCGTTCTTCCCCGACGTGCCGCGGGTCCGCCAGCAGGTGCTGGTCGGCCGCGACGAGCGGGCGGTCGAGGACGCCGCCGAGCGCTACGGCTGGGCCGAGTCCGCCACCGACTGGACCGAGCTCCTCGACCGCGACGACGTCGACGTCGTCGACATCTGCACCCCCGGCGAGACGCACGCCGAGATCGCGCTCGCGGCGCTGGCCGCGGGCAAGCACGTGCTGGTCGAGAAGCCGCTCGCGAACACCGTCGCCGAGGCGGAGGCGATGGTCGCCGCCGCCGCGGACGCCGCGGGCCGCGGCGTACGGTCGATGATCGGGTTCAACTACCGCCGGGTGCCGGCGCTCGCGCTCGCCCGCGCGCTGATCGCCGAGGGCCGGATCGGGACCGTCCGCCAGGTGCGGGCGGCGTACCTCCAGGACTGGCTGGCCGACGCGGCGGCGCCGATGACCTGGCGGCTGCGGCGCGAGTCCGCGGGCTCGGGCGTCCTCGGCGACCTCGGCTCGCACGTCGTCGACCAGCTGCACCACCTGCTCGGCGACCGGGTCACCGGGGCGCGCGGGCACCTGCGCACGTTCGTCACCGAGCGCACCGGGCCGAACGGCCCCGAGCCGGTCACCGTCGACGACGCCGCGTGGGCGACGCTCGAGCTGGCCTCCGGCGCGGTCGCGAGCGTGGAGGTCAGCCGGATGGCGACCGGGCGCAAGAACGGCCTCTCCCTGGAGGTGTACGGCGACCGCGGCTCGCTCGCCTTCGACCTCGAGCGGCTCAACGAGCTGCAGGTCGACGGCTGCCGGGTGCTGGTCACCGAGACCGACCACCCCTACCTCGACGCCTGGTGGCCGCCCGGCCACGTCCTGGGCTGGGACAGCACGTTCCTCGCCCAGGCCGCCGACTTCCTCGCCGCGATCGGTGCCGGGACCGACCCGTCGCCGTCGTTCGCCGACGGCCTCGCGGTGCAGCGGGTGCTGGCGGCGGTCGAGGACAGTGCGGGACGCTCGGGGGCCCGCGTCGACATCGACACCGAGGAGCTCTGA
- a CDS encoding sugar phosphate isomerase/epimerase family protein: MPASSRPRALGVNTWVWTSPLTDANLPGLLDTVAGLGFDAVELPLEQVGDLDPARTAAAVAASGLAPYVVGAMAPGRDLVATDAATVAGTQDYLRGCVDLAAAVGASSVCGPFYAQTGRVWRMTAAERDAAYDEWRGHLAPVADHAAAAGVAIGIEPLNRYETSFLNTVDQALTALGPLLGPHLGLALDTYHLGIEERSTADAVRRAGRHLVHVQVCGNDRGAPGGDQTDWPALLAALDEVGYAGALNIESFTPDNAVIAVAASIWRPLADSPDDLARDGLAFLRSLDGDLRVR; this comes from the coding sequence GTGCCTGCCTCCTCCCGCCCGCGAGCCCTGGGCGTCAACACCTGGGTGTGGACCTCCCCGCTCACCGACGCGAACCTGCCCGGGCTGCTCGACACCGTCGCCGGACTCGGCTTCGACGCGGTCGAGCTGCCGCTCGAGCAGGTCGGCGACCTCGACCCCGCCCGCACCGCCGCCGCCGTCGCGGCCTCCGGCCTGGCGCCGTACGTCGTGGGCGCGATGGCGCCGGGCCGCGACCTGGTGGCCACCGACGCCGCGACCGTCGCCGGCACCCAGGACTACCTGCGGGGCTGCGTCGACCTCGCCGCCGCGGTCGGCGCGAGCAGCGTCTGCGGCCCCTTCTACGCGCAGACCGGGCGCGTCTGGCGGATGACCGCCGCCGAGCGCGACGCGGCGTACGACGAGTGGCGCGGCCACCTCGCGCCCGTCGCCGACCACGCGGCGGCGGCCGGCGTCGCGATCGGGATCGAGCCGCTCAACCGCTACGAGACCTCGTTCCTCAACACCGTCGACCAGGCGCTCACCGCGCTCGGCCCGCTGCTCGGCCCGCACCTCGGGCTCGCGCTCGACACCTACCACCTCGGGATCGAGGAGCGCTCCACCGCGGACGCCGTACGCCGGGCGGGGCGGCACCTCGTGCACGTGCAGGTCTGCGGCAACGACCGCGGCGCCCCCGGTGGCGACCAGACCGACTGGCCGGCGCTGCTCGCCGCCCTCGACGAGGTCGGGTACGCCGGCGCGCTGAACATCGAGAGCTTCACCCCCGACAATGCTGTGATCGCGGTCGCCGCCTCGATCTGGCGACCGCTGGCCGACTCCCCCGACGACCTGGCCCGCGACGGCCTGGCCTTCCTGCGCTCCCTGGACGGAGACCTCCGTGTCCGATAG
- a CDS encoding substrate-binding domain-containing protein, producing MRTALPSRLLRGAVASAAALAVLAGCSTDDSVDDPPASTSSEDGGTEEETQSSEEWFVQEDYDEQDAQRSATFEGDPEQPWLQYIDGEMTDTSSYASQDPQKVCFANASISNPWRQTGWITMNQQLQELQDEGVISEMETRDAQDDDNTQIADIDYFISEGNCDVFVISPNSTAAMTPAVERACETGKPVIVFDRGVETDCYTTFIHPIGGYAWGIDTATFLSEELEEGDKVIALRILPGVDVLETRWAAAEKIFEENGIDAVDYFTGADPTEIKKIISDELVQGDVQGVWMDAGDGAVAAIEAFEDAGVDYPVMTGEDEMSFLRKWEETGLTGLAPVYSNFQWRTPLLAIQSIVAGEEVPKEWVLPQAPITEEERTEYLDANDGMPDGHYAKFGGEDLTGYPDVWQDRKIP from the coding sequence ATGCGCACAGCGTTGCCCAGCAGGCTGCTCAGGGGCGCCGTGGCGTCCGCCGCCGCGCTGGCCGTCCTGGCCGGCTGCAGCACCGACGACTCCGTCGACGACCCGCCAGCGTCCACCTCCTCGGAGGACGGCGGCACGGAGGAGGAGACCCAGTCCAGCGAGGAGTGGTTCGTGCAGGAGGACTACGACGAGCAGGACGCGCAGCGCTCGGCGACGTTCGAGGGCGACCCCGAGCAGCCGTGGCTGCAGTACATCGACGGCGAGATGACCGACACCTCGTCGTACGCCTCGCAGGACCCGCAGAAGGTCTGCTTCGCGAACGCCTCGATCTCCAACCCCTGGCGCCAGACCGGCTGGATCACCATGAACCAGCAGCTCCAGGAGCTCCAGGACGAGGGCGTGATCTCCGAGATGGAGACCCGCGACGCCCAGGACGACGACAACACCCAGATCGCCGACATCGACTACTTCATCAGCGAGGGGAACTGCGACGTCTTCGTGATCTCGCCGAACTCCACCGCGGCGATGACCCCGGCCGTCGAGCGGGCGTGCGAGACCGGCAAGCCGGTCATCGTCTTCGACCGCGGCGTCGAGACCGACTGCTACACCACGTTCATCCACCCGATCGGCGGCTACGCCTGGGGCATCGACACCGCGACCTTCCTCAGCGAGGAGCTCGAGGAGGGCGACAAGGTCATCGCGCTGCGGATCCTGCCGGGCGTCGACGTGCTCGAGACCCGCTGGGCCGCGGCCGAGAAGATCTTCGAGGAGAACGGCATCGACGCGGTCGACTACTTCACCGGCGCCGACCCGACCGAGATCAAGAAGATCATCTCCGACGAGCTGGTCCAGGGCGACGTGCAGGGCGTGTGGATGGACGCCGGCGACGGCGCCGTCGCGGCGATCGAGGCCTTCGAGGACGCCGGCGTCGACTACCCGGTGATGACCGGCGAGGACGAGATGAGCTTCCTGCGGAAGTGGGAGGAGACCGGGCTGACCGGCCTCGCGCCCGTCTACTCCAACTTCCAGTGGCGCACCCCGCTCCTGGCGATCCAGAGCATCGTCGCGGGCGAGGAGGTCCCGAAGGAGTGGGTGCTACCGCAGGCCCCGATCACCGAGGAGGAGCGGACGGAGTACCTCGACGCCAACGACGGCATGCCCGACGGGCACTACGCCAAGTTCGGCGGCGAGGACCTGACCGGCTACCCGGACGTGTGGCAGGACCGCAAGATCCCCTGA